The bacterium genome segment AGTGGGCAGACTGGCTGGAGCTGTTCAATGCCGGTGACGAGACGGTGAATCTGGCGGGATTCGCTCTGACGGACAACTTCGCCGATCTGCGCAAGTGGACTCTGCCCGATACCACCCTTTTACCCGGAAGAGTGTTGCTGATCTGGTGTGACGAAGACGAGGGCGATCCCGGACTACATGCTAATTTCAAGCTGTCGGCGGGCGGCGAACAGATTGCCCTGTCCGATCTGGCCGACTACGGCGGGAGCATCCTCGACAGTCTGACCTTCGGCGCGCAGACGGCGGATATCTCCTATAGCCGAATCTACGACGGCGGTCCGGATTGGGATTTCGATCCGACCCCGACGCCGAACGCACTCAATGGAATCTGCGTTCCGCTCGCGCTGACCGCATGGTTTGTGGGCGATGATGTGCATCTTCGCTGGCAGGCCAGCCCCGGCGCTCAAGAATATCGCGTTTATCGCCTGTCGAACGCGGATGATCCCCTCGCGAGTGGCACGCTGGCGGCCACGGTCACGGACACGTCGGTCGTTCTGAGCGGGGAAGTCAGCGCGTATGGAACAGCATTCTATGTCGTCACCGCCGTGAATGAGTAGGAAACCGATCCCCCGAGCCGATCTCCGCCGAATTCGGCGGTTCAGAATTCCCAATTAACTCCCGAAGAATCGTATGCTCCCCACTCAACGGACCATTTTATCGGTGGTCATCGCCTTGGTCTTGCTGTGTGCGATCCTACCCGTTCAAGCTCCCGCCGAGCCGTATGCCGGGTATACTCTCTTCTCTCCCAACAACACCCGGAATACTTATCTGGTCAACATGAGCAACACCGTGGTTCAAAATTGGAGTCATAGCCGGACCGGAGGATATTCGGTCTATCTTCTCCCCAACGGCAACCTCCTTCGAACCACTCAGGTAAACAACGCCATCTTCAACGCCGGTGGATCTCAAGGAATGGTTCAGGAATTCGCTTGGAACGGAACGGTGGTCTGGGAATTCCAGTACAGCAACAATCAGTACCATTCGCATCACGATATCGAGCCGCTGCCCAACGGCAATATTCTGATGATTGCCTGGGAGTTGAAAACCGCCGCTCAAGCGCGGCAAGCCGGGTACAATCGGAGCATCGCCCTGTGGCCGGATCATATTATCGAGGTACAGCCGGTTGGAACGAATGGCGGTAACATCGTCTGGGAATGGCACGCATGGGATCATCTCATTCAGGATTACGATCCGACCAAGGATAATTATGGAGTCGTGGCTGATCATCCCGAGCTATTTGACATCAATATGCCGGCCGGCGTCGGTCCGCAGGGCGGCGACTGGATGCACGTCAACGGGATCAGCTACAATCCGGAACGCGATGAGATTGCCTTCAGCTCGCATACGCTTGACGAGATCTACGTGATTGACCACAGCACGACCACCGAAGAGGCGGCCGGACACACGGGCGGCAATCGCGGACGCGGCGGCGATATTCTTTACCGGTGGGGGAAACCGTCGAACTACCGCGTGCCGGGGGCGCAATATTTCAACGTTGTGCATTGCGCCATCTGGATTCCCGCCGGACTTCCCGGGGGCGGACATCTGATGGCCTTCAATAACCGCGAGGGACAACCCACATCGCAGATCGTGGAACTGAATCCACCGTTTGACGGTGAAGGTAACTACGTTCTGATTCCGGGATCCGCCTACGGACCCGCCACACCGTTCTGGTCTTATAGCGCTACGGGATTCTACTCGAATCATCTGGGAAGCTGCCAGCGACTGCCCAACGGCAATACGATGATTTCGGAAGCAACGAGCGGATTTCTGTTTGAAGTGGACATGGCGGGGGTTACGCAGTGGAGTTACGCGCGTGGCGGACAGATTCCGCGAGTCCTGCGGTATGCGCTGGACTATCCGGGCTTGTACGTGCTGAATCCCG includes the following:
- a CDS encoding lamin tail domain-containing protein, which gives rise to MLPTQRTILSVVIALVLLCAILPVQAPAEPYAGYTLFSPNNTRNTYLVNMSNTVVQNWSHSRTGGYSVYLLPNGNLLRTTQVNNAIFNAGGSQGMVQEFAWNGTVVWEFQYSNNQYHSHHDIEPLPNGNILMIAWELKTAAQARQAGYNRSIALWPDHIIEVQPVGTNGGNIVWEWHAWDHLIQDYDPTKDNYGVVADHPELFDINMPAGVGPQGGDWMHVNGISYNPERDEIAFSSHTLDEIYVIDHSTTTEEAAGHTGGNRGRGGDILYRWGKPSNYRVPGAQYFNVVHCAIWIPAGLPGGGHLMAFNNREGQPTSQIVELNPPFDGEGNYVLIPGSAYGPATPFWSYSATGFYSNHLGSCQRLPNGNTMISEATSGFLFEVDMAGVTQWSYARGGQIPRVLRYALDYPGLYVLNPVAAGELVINELLADNGTTAPDQDGEYDDWIEFYNNTNHDISVWGFGLSDDAQNPTKWRFPDTTLAAGSYLIVWADADTNQNGLHASFELPAEAGRIRFCAPNLTILDSISYGQQTTDRSFGRYPNGMGEFILMTPTFAAENIGGDPIEVVINEILAMNDTTAADQDQEFDPWIELFNNGDAALSLAGFYLSNDAADPTRWAFPDTSIPGRGYLIVWVDGDVEQSGLHANFELAVTAGRALLCTPNQILLDEAEWGEQVSDVSFGRYPNGTGGFIPMIPTFAAENDSVGLSSVADRTETPGKYFLSPSYPNPFNSSTVIAFQLASPGDVSLTIHNLLGQRVAVLMEGWRLAGHHETTWSGTDDRGSPVNSGVYFVTLRTGDFTQTRKTVLLK